The nucleotide sequence GCATTTCAGCAATAAGGATACACTGAAGGCATTGTTACGTTGCCACGTTTTTATTtagtatagaaaataaatttacCTTGATCTTATTTCTGAAATAGATTAATGTCAACAAAGTAATGATGACCAATGTTATTGTTATGATGATCAAAATAACAACTGGAAAGTTTACGACTGTATCCTTGTTACAATTTAATTCTGTAGGAGACAGACTTATAAGCTTACGTCCACGGACGTTTGAGGGATTTGCACACTCAAGCGACCGTAGGTAATCATAAGCTTTTGGCATAGTCTTTGAAGATATATATTCCAGTACTGCAATTATTCCACAGTCACATAAGAACGGATTCTCACTGATGTCGACTTTAACAAATTTGTGAGTTGAGAACGAGTCTATCATACCTTTTGTTAATGAAGTTATCTTATTACGCCTAAGATCTATAATTCCGACTGATTTTGTCTCTTTAACGGTCCATCCAAAATCTCGTATCATTGGAAGGTATTTTATGTTGTTATCTGAGAGGTCTATATAGTCCATCACTGGGAATCGTAGTCGCCAGCCTTGTAGTTTATAAAGAGTATCAGACATACCATTTcccgaaaaattcaaaattttgagaTTTTCGGCAACGTCTACTTGAACTATTTTATCTACAACTTTTCTTTCTAAGTCTATATCACCGATTTCAAAAACCTCAAGATTGTTGTACAAACAGGTTCTTTTTTGAATGTCAAAGTAATGTTTATCATTCGTCAATGCAGAACTGAAGTTAAACAAATTATTGTTTTGCATATCTTCAAGTGTTGTCTTTGTCCCTCTCCGAATTATGACAACAGCATTCTCTGGTCCACATTCTGCAGCTCTTGTTATAGGGGAGTTAGCTTTGGACAGTGAATCGTATACTTCTTCCATTCGTAGGATAGTTGTTACGTTATCCATTTGTAGATATGTTATTGTGTCTGGAATACGGTCTATCATTGGATTCTTGAATTCAGTGTTGTAATCCTTAATTCTGCAGTCTTTGATATAAATTCTATGTAGTTTGTTTGCTCTGAACGGCCAAGGAAAGTGTATGATACCATCTTCACAAGTGACGGATAAGTCAAATCTGATATTTGATGAGACTCGATAGGTAAATCTTCTAAATTCTGATAACTTTATACTTGAATTACGTTTAATGATACATACAATCTTAAAGTCATTGTGTCCAGTTTGTGATATATTACATAGGTTACTCCAGTGCTCAAGCCTTGCAAACTCGTTCATAACATCTAAGTTATTCATTAGCGGTTGTTTTGCCAGCAAATCATTATTCCTTTCAGTTGTAACAGTAAATATTTTTAATCCAAGTCCAAGTCCAAACAAgggataaatataaaaaaaatgttagataCGTTTTCATTCTGAGCCCTTGCTCCATAAATGACATTACTATGTATATTGGATACCGGGTGTAACCTAAATCCTTATGAGCTAAAAGGAAGACCGACTATTATCTTTTTCAACGAATAGACTGCTTTACTTCGATTGTTTTCTACacaaaaattttaacaaaaaataattaattatggTGTAAACAAACTTGAAATAATGATAATTGAAAAGTTTACGGAACTGCGTActgtcatttaataaaaaaaaaacatattacacAGACAGATGTAAATGTTTTGCGCCAAAGTTTTATCAGAGttattatgataaatagattACATAATAGCCAGTCTGCATTTAACCTTCAAATTAACTGGATTTTTAACGGGCATCTCCCTTTTTAGTGAATGCAggtaaatatttgtaataattaattCTTAAATATCCCCTAGTTGACATTCGTGGTAAAACTGAATATGATTGTATTAATCCACTTTTCGTTCCCGTTCTAGACAAGACGGCAACTCTTCAGTGCTAACATAAACTATCAAGATGGGGTTGTTCTCTGTAAAATTACGGTTcattaaatatcaaaatcattAGAACTTTTTATTTGATCTGGTCTTTCAACTGTTTTGCAaaccacatatatataataagtcttttgaagacaaaacgcgcACCCGGAGTACTCAGCagtattagtccccgagggtatcaccagcccagtagccagtacttcggtactggcattaaaatatggattttttgtgttattaaaaggagtaggtccggtaagggccgattttggcctcaaatttcaggttcatctaacaaaagattttggacactttttaaacacttgagtgtctttttcaattgattcgattaatttatgtgaaaaattttaactgatttagtcattaaaaacgctccgattcaagcttaaatatgaaaaaatctattaaatatgccaaaaaacgtcacttttcagatggt is from Mytilus galloprovincialis chromosome 6, xbMytGall1.hap1.1, whole genome shotgun sequence and encodes:
- the LOC143078490 gene encoding uncharacterized protein LOC143078490, with amino-acid sequence MNNLDVMNEFARLEHWSNLCNISQTGHNDFKIVCIIKRNSSIKLSEFRRFTYRVSSNIRFDLSVTCEDGIIHFPWPFRANKLHRIYIKDCRIKDYNTEFKNPMIDRIPDTITYLQMDNVTTILRMEEVYDSLSKANSPITRAAECGPENAVVIIRRGTKTTLEDMQNNNLFNFSSALTNDKHYFDIQKRTCLYNNLEVFEIGDIDLERKVVDKIVQVDVAENLKILNFSGNGMSDTLYKLQGWRLRFPVMDYIDLSDNNIKYLPMIRDFGWTVKETKSVGIIDLRRNKITSLTKGMIDSFSTHKFVKVDISENPFLCDCGIIAITVTDYIFKL